The following coding sequences are from one Neovison vison isolate M4711 chromosome X, ASM_NN_V1, whole genome shotgun sequence window:
- the LOC122896987 gene encoding histone H2A-Bbd type 1-like — MPGRRSPWHYPRHRRHSLSRSMRAELQFPVSRVDRLLREGRYAQRLSSSTPIFLTGVLEYLTANILELAGQEARNNNKIRITPEHVQRALGSHQHLSRLFEDSACPQVEGVPQPIKCCGLGPRANNLI; from the coding sequence ATGCCTGGGAGAAGAAGCCCCTGGCACTATCCTCGACATAGGAGGCACAGTCTGTCCCGCTCCATGAGAGCTGAGCTCCAATTCCCGGTTAGCCGCGTGGACCGCCTCCTGAGAGAGGGGCGCTACGCTCAGCGCCTGAGCTCATCTACACCGATCTTCCTCACGGGCGTTCTCGAGTACCTGACGGCCAACATCCTCGAGCTGGCCGGCCAGGAGGCCCGCAACAACAACAAGATCCGCATCACCCCAGAGCACGTGCAGAGGGCCCTGGGCAGCCACCAGCACCTGAGCCGCCTCTTTGAGGACAGCGCCTGCCCTCAGGTGGAGGGGGTGCCCCAGCCCATAAAGTGCTGCGGCCTGGGTCCCAGAGCCAACAACCTCATCTAG